One Desulfobulbus propionicus DSM 2032 DNA segment encodes these proteins:
- a CDS encoding glycosyltransferase family 4 protein: protein MNKFKIAIIRPIGYPIDLKSYNSQEIGLARALTLQGVNVDVFLAGRTSKPERQKIVTTGEGELHVYQLPYYKIPEIDHAIYPHLKGILIKNQYNLFHVNEENEITSFLVAKLGKKIGVPVVIYQGMYQQLTGRIRAAFQTLYDHTVLPWLSKNIYLALAKTTSAEKHLKMKGFENTLVMPVGLDTSAFDNPTEIDWRAKLKISRQAKIILYIGVFEKRRNIQFLLDLAKLFINKSDLFFVFVGKGDEFETAKIRTEKEQLVNVRLPGHIPQSELPSLYKEGTLFLLPSNYEIYGMVVLESMFFGVPVISTSTAGPKDIIENGIDGYLLDNLSQELWINLMNQVLENDNLHLFLKNNAINKIISKLTWDKLSKIYLSKVCRN from the coding sequence ATGAATAAGTTTAAAATCGCTATCATACGCCCCATTGGCTATCCTATTGATTTAAAATCATATAATTCTCAAGAAATAGGTCTCGCTAGGGCGTTAACGCTTCAGGGGGTAAATGTAGATGTTTTTTTGGCAGGTAGGACTTCAAAACCAGAGAGACAAAAAATAGTTACTACGGGGGAGGGAGAGCTACACGTCTATCAATTGCCCTATTATAAAATCCCTGAAATAGATCATGCTATTTATCCTCATTTGAAAGGAATTTTAATTAAAAACCAATACAATCTTTTCCATGTCAATGAAGAAAACGAAATCACGTCTTTCCTTGTTGCTAAATTGGGAAAGAAAATTGGTGTTCCAGTCGTTATTTATCAAGGTATGTATCAACAACTTACGGGTCGAATTAGGGCAGCGTTTCAAACATTATATGATCATACTGTGTTACCTTGGTTAAGCAAGAATATTTATTTGGCTCTTGCAAAAACTACCAGTGCAGAAAAACATTTAAAAATGAAAGGTTTTGAAAATACTTTAGTAATGCCTGTGGGGCTGGACACATCTGCATTTGATAACCCTACCGAGATAGATTGGCGCGCCAAGCTTAAAATTTCCCGCCAGGCGAAGATAATTCTTTACATAGGAGTGTTTGAAAAAAGACGTAACATCCAGTTTCTGTTGGATTTGGCAAAATTATTTATAAATAAAAGCGATTTATTTTTTGTTTTTGTTGGCAAGGGAGATGAATTTGAAACAGCTAAAATTCGCACGGAAAAAGAACAGCTTGTGAATGTCAGGTTACCAGGCCATATACCTCAAAGCGAGTTGCCTTCCTTATACAAAGAAGGTACACTTTTTTTGTTACCGAGTAATTATGAAATATACGGAATGGTTGTTTTGGAATCGATGTTTTTTGGCGTTCCTGTGATATCTACATCAACAGCTGGTCCAAAAGATATCATTGAGAATGGTATTGATGGTTACTTATTAGATAATTTAAGTCAAGAACTATGGATAAATTTAATGAACCAAGTGTTAGAAAATGACAACTTGCATTTATTTTTAAAAAATAATGCAATAAATAAAATAATTTCAAAATTAACATGGGATAAATTATCAAAAATATACTTATCAAAGGTATGTAGAAATTAG
- a CDS encoding phenylacetate--CoA ligase family protein — protein MEKINKYLYLFGMYVYNPLINQKFKFLLNSQYWNEERILDWQINSCKKLLIHAYENSPFYKKFFKDVSFQPQNFRSLEDLKFIPTTSKSLILENSTYIQNFVPKEKHFYSETSGSSGTPLIFYRNATWDAWHRASVLRGYHWYGINPWERNGYLWGYNFSFKKRLKVRLLDALQNRFRLFSYNDQEIFVFIKKLESAKFLGGYSSMIYEIAKQLNGMSNSRRFSLKMIKGTSEKIFDYYQQEVERAFGQRIISEYGSAEAGIIAFECPSGTQHLNMETAIVEVVDNEIVVTNLVSYSFPIIRYKLGDFVQLSSSTKCSCGVMHGAINEVFGRVGRVIYGKTQRYPSLTLYYVFKNLAMERNLVFNYQARQNVKGAMEILIEQHVDREQHRILISEFEKYFSSDIELKIIDDVSLKSTEGKRLDFISSIIDG, from the coding sequence ATGGAAAAAATTAACAAATATTTATATCTTTTTGGGATGTATGTTTACAATCCATTGATTAATCAAAAATTTAAATTTTTATTAAATAGCCAATATTGGAATGAAGAAAGGATTTTAGATTGGCAAATTAATTCCTGTAAAAAGCTTTTGATCCATGCTTATGAAAATTCTCCATTTTATAAAAAATTTTTTAAAGATGTGTCTTTTCAACCGCAAAATTTTAGAAGTCTTGAAGATTTGAAATTTATTCCTACCACAAGTAAGTCGTTAATTCTTGAAAATTCTACTTATATTCAAAATTTTGTACCAAAAGAGAAACACTTTTATTCAGAGACATCTGGTAGTAGTGGAACCCCTTTGATCTTTTACCGTAATGCCACATGGGATGCTTGGCATAGAGCATCGGTTTTAAGAGGGTATCATTGGTACGGAATAAATCCTTGGGAGAGAAACGGCTATTTGTGGGGTTACAACTTTTCTTTCAAGAAACGATTAAAAGTACGTCTACTTGATGCACTTCAAAACAGATTTCGCTTGTTCTCGTATAATGATCAGGAAATTTTTGTTTTTATAAAAAAACTTGAATCAGCAAAATTTCTTGGTGGATATTCTTCCATGATTTATGAGATAGCTAAACAGTTAAACGGAATGTCAAATTCTCGACGATTTTCTTTGAAAATGATTAAAGGTACTTCAGAAAAAATATTTGATTATTATCAACAAGAAGTTGAGCGAGCTTTTGGTCAAAGAATCATAAGTGAATATGGTTCAGCAGAGGCTGGAATTATTGCATTTGAATGCCCATCAGGAACGCAACATCTTAATATGGAAACAGCAATAGTTGAAGTTGTTGATAATGAAATAGTAGTAACAAACTTAGTTTCATATTCATTTCCTATAATCAGATATAAATTAGGTGATTTTGTTCAATTAAGTTCAAGTACAAAATGTTCATGTGGTGTAATGCATGGTGCAATAAATGAAGTATTTGGAAGAGTTGGGCGAGTAATCTATGGAAAAACTCAAAGGTATCCAAGTTTAACCCTTTATTATGTTTTCAAGAATTTAGCGATGGAAAGAAATTTGGTTTTTAATTATCAAGCTCGACAAAACGTTAAAGGGGCAATGGAAATTCTAATAGAACAGCATGTCGATCGAGAACAACATCGAATTCTTATAAGTGAATTCGAAAAATATTTTTCTTCTGATATTGAATTAAAGATTATTGATGACGTGAGTTTGAAATCAACTGAGGGAAAAAGATTAGATTTTATTAGTTCAATAATTGATGGATAG
- a CDS encoding glycosyltransferase, protein MDLSVIIPAKNESLFLKISVPALWVSINKSNIIAEIILVDNGSEDDTESVARSLGCKILSSPQGSIAKLRNLGASQAQGTYLAFVDADCAVHEDWVSTCIENLNHLKVGATGTRVVPASEKATWVSWAWFNLAAGSKRKENVSWLGSSNLMLKKCLFDELGGFNEGLKTAEDFDLTTRLKKTHRIKLEKNIDTIHYREPETIKELFIKESWRGSSSLACYISNGCQFGELGSVAIPMFVNICIGMLVIFLLTNLSLTPIAIFPIIILPFILMIKKGVPFNSFMIVVQTYIVAFIFILARSVSLAREIYYILFRRSDVNIWKICR, encoded by the coding sequence ATGGACCTTTCAGTCATCATACCCGCTAAAAATGAAAGTTTATTTTTAAAAATTTCAGTTCCAGCACTATGGGTATCAATTAATAAATCTAACATTATAGCAGAAATTATTTTAGTTGACAATGGGTCAGAAGATGACACAGAATCGGTAGCCCGTTCTTTGGGGTGCAAAATTCTATCAAGTCCTCAAGGATCTATCGCAAAATTGCGAAATTTAGGAGCTAGCCAGGCTCAGGGAACCTATCTTGCTTTTGTTGACGCAGACTGTGCTGTACATGAAGATTGGGTCTCCACTTGCATAGAAAATCTTAATCATCTCAAAGTTGGTGCTACAGGAACTCGTGTCGTTCCTGCTTCAGAAAAAGCTACTTGGGTCAGCTGGGCTTGGTTCAATTTAGCAGCTGGGTCTAAGAGAAAAGAGAATGTATCTTGGCTTGGTTCTTCAAACTTAATGTTAAAAAAATGTCTTTTTGATGAATTAGGTGGATTTAATGAAGGTTTAAAAACTGCAGAAGATTTTGATCTTACTACACGTTTAAAAAAAACACATAGAATTAAATTAGAAAAAAATATTGACACGATTCACTATAGAGAGCCTGAAACAATCAAGGAACTTTTTATTAAGGAATCATGGAGGGGAAGTTCAAGCCTCGCCTGCTATATCAGCAATGGTTGCCAATTTGGTGAGTTAGGCAGTGTCGCTATACCTATGTTTGTGAATATATGCATAGGAATGCTTGTCATTTTTTTGTTAACAAATTTATCATTAACACCTATTGCCATTTTCCCGATAATTATTTTACCTTTTATTCTTATGATAAAAAAAGGCGTTCCATTTAATTCATTCATGATCGTTGTTCAAACATATATAGTTGCCTTCATCTTTATTTTGGCAAGATCGGTTTCTTTGGCTCGTGAAATTTACTATATTTTATTTAGAAGGAGTGATGTTAATATCTGGAAAATCTGTCGATGA
- a CDS encoding PKD domain-containing protein, which translates to MKTTAASTKVLHAATLVLFLTTMAPPSMANTGFSGSLKGVAITDAQKINKPPVALFTYTKNGDIYTFDASGASDSDGSIVSYIWDFGDGVKDSGITVTHSFEGGGISPVTLTIVDNSGGVTMTQENVSLASPVQIAINFQPASAPVPTGFTMDSGSNFDDAVGYGWVSPPAAEGTRDRNSLLSPDQSFDTLIHVAPTAVWEHIVPNGKYLVTVTVGDPSAPDRTQGVQVEGAALITAERLSSLNPWITREIITTVTDNRLSLTFQTSDTAKLCWVKIVSQ; encoded by the coding sequence ATGAAAACAACAGCAGCATCTACTAAGGTTCTCCATGCAGCAACCCTAGTCCTGTTTTTAACCACCATGGCACCGCCATCCATGGCTAATACCGGCTTTTCTGGTAGCCTCAAAGGGGTCGCCATCACCGATGCTCAGAAAATTAACAAACCGCCAGTGGCGTTATTTACCTATACTAAAAATGGCGATATTTATACTTTTGATGCGAGTGGGGCGAGTGATTCGGATGGGAGTATCGTGAGTTACATTTGGGACTTTGGAGATGGCGTCAAGGATTCCGGAATAACAGTAACACACAGTTTTGAAGGGGGAGGAATTTCCCCTGTAACTTTAACAATTGTTGATAATAGCGGTGGCGTAACTATGACTCAGGAAAATGTCAGTCTTGCCTCACCTGTCCAGATTGCCATTAATTTCCAGCCTGCTTCTGCACCTGTCCCGACAGGGTTTACGATGGACAGTGGGAGTAATTTTGACGATGCGGTGGGGTATGGCTGGGTTTCTCCACCTGCTGCGGAAGGGACGAGGGATCGTAACAGCTTATTGTCTCCTGACCAATCTTTTGATACTCTTATTCATGTAGCCCCAACAGCTGTCTGGGAACATATCGTACCAAATGGAAAGTACCTTGTCACGGTGACAGTCGGTGACCCTTCTGCACCAGATAGAACCCAAGGGGTGCAAGTTGAGGGTGCAGCTTTGATAACTGCCGAACGCCTCAGTTCCTTAAACCCTTGGATAACACGTGAAATTATAACTACTGTTACTGACAACAGGCTGTCCTTGACTTTTCAAACTTCCGACACCGCGAAATTATGCTGGGTTAAAATTGTCTCCCAATAA
- a CDS encoding PKD domain-containing protein has translation MQRKIIRLLALLFCGLSIAVSAAAQSIHVEWGYTPPSEPAVTGFKLYQEGAPVCQTQNPNATAMDCEVTLTAATTNFTLTATFSDGSESPHSAPFAFTSDGSTGTDTSGDTGTTDDSATTKTPVSSSIGNKLFTFSWEQPTDLSNVAGYRFYLNSTRLCETTSPTDTSIACTANLLPGEMIFSMSQVHTDGSESGLSNLLVFNPTAYPETFTFKLLGFSWEYSGDASSISGFRIYQNNLPICETTDPAARNLTCTVDVPSGNLVYGVKAVNADGTESSLSNLLAYTPATTSTDDTATLQAVIQATPVTGTAPVTVNFNAGSSTGTISQYQWDFGDGSIAATSTASHEYASAGTYTAKLTVTNTTGASSTAIVSVTVTEPAVAAIPPTAVLSSSSAAGPAPLSVNFDGTGSTATGLATITSYAWSFGDGSTATGATATHSFTAAGTYTTELTVTDSNGLTSSASTPVVVTAAAANIAPKAALSATPTSGSTPLTVSFDGSASTDSDGSIASYTWHFGDGSSASGKTVSHTYTTEASFIATLQVTDDLGATATTSTTITVKPQETAANLNIETGEVAVTGEWVRVSLSSTFQNPVVIAGPASFNDPAPGVIRLRNVDATGFDIKFTEWNYLDGAHPQETASYLVIEKGHHTLPDGSMVEAGSFTGKTSFATIPFNQAFSKKPVMMTTIASNNETDTISGRIKDVTTSGFAYYFREQEKNTNKHINETINYLAWEPGEGSLGSLQYRVAATANVVTQAWYAVAFPSPYSAAPLLLADMQTTVNTDTSALRMQKLSATGFEVKVEEEQSKDTEVAHPAEAIGYIALSQKEEKVLATFTWEFDATQESTISGFQILANGTVVCTCNKPADRQLSCEMTMPTGPTAFTIQAVDTTGGVGNASNSLNYTP, from the coding sequence ATGCAACGAAAAATTATCCGCCTCCTAGCCCTCCTTTTCTGCGGATTGTCCATTGCCGTATCAGCCGCGGCCCAGTCCATCCACGTGGAGTGGGGATACACCCCCCCAAGCGAACCAGCGGTGACCGGGTTCAAACTCTATCAGGAGGGAGCGCCCGTCTGCCAGACCCAGAACCCCAATGCAACTGCCATGGACTGTGAGGTCACACTTACGGCGGCAACCACCAATTTTACCCTGACAGCCACTTTCAGCGACGGCAGCGAAAGCCCCCATTCCGCCCCCTTTGCCTTTACCTCTGACGGTTCTACTGGAACCGATACCTCTGGTGATACCGGCACAACGGACGACAGCGCGACCACGAAAACACCGGTCTCCAGCTCAATCGGCAACAAGCTGTTCACCTTTTCCTGGGAGCAGCCGACCGACCTCTCCAATGTTGCCGGTTATCGCTTCTATCTCAACAGCACGCGCCTGTGCGAAACAACCAGCCCGACGGACACCTCCATTGCCTGCACGGCCAACCTGCTCCCCGGCGAAATGATCTTCAGTATGAGCCAGGTACATACCGACGGCTCGGAAAGCGGGCTCTCCAACCTGCTGGTCTTTAATCCGACCGCTTACCCAGAAACCTTTACCTTCAAACTGCTCGGCTTTTCCTGGGAGTATAGTGGCGATGCGTCCAGCATTAGCGGATTCCGCATCTATCAAAACAATCTGCCCATTTGCGAGACCACCGACCCTGCGGCCCGCAATCTGACCTGCACCGTTGATGTCCCCAGCGGCAACCTGGTTTATGGAGTGAAAGCGGTCAACGCCGATGGCACGGAAAGCAGCCTGTCCAATTTACTTGCCTATACTCCCGCCACAACCTCCACCGACGACACGGCAACGCTTCAGGCCGTTATCCAGGCCACGCCGGTCACCGGCACAGCGCCGGTCACTGTGAATTTCAACGCAGGTTCTTCAACCGGCACGATTAGCCAGTATCAGTGGGATTTTGGCGATGGCTCGATTGCCGCGACCAGCACGGCCAGCCATGAATACGCCTCGGCCGGAACCTATACGGCCAAGCTGACGGTAACGAACACCACGGGCGCCAGCAGCACGGCCATTGTCTCCGTCACCGTCACCGAACCGGCAGTCGCGGCCATTCCGCCAACCGCCGTGCTCTCCTCTTCCTCGGCAGCAGGGCCGGCACCGCTTTCGGTCAACTTCGATGGCACAGGTTCCACGGCAACCGGCTTAGCCACTATCACCAGCTACGCCTGGAGCTTTGGTGACGGCAGCACAGCAACCGGTGCCACCGCAACCCATTCATTTACCGCCGCCGGCACCTATACCACCGAGCTGACCGTGACCGATAGTAACGGTCTCACCAGCTCAGCCTCCACCCCAGTGGTTGTCACTGCCGCAGCCGCCAACATTGCCCCAAAAGCGGCTCTTAGCGCCACGCCAACCAGCGGCTCGACCCCGCTGACCGTTTCCTTCGATGGTTCGGCGTCCACCGACAGCGACGGCTCCATCGCCTCCTACACGTGGCATTTTGGCGACGGTAGTTCCGCAAGTGGCAAGACCGTCTCCCATACCTACACCACGGAGGCAAGTTTCATCGCCACCCTCCAGGTCACCGACGATTTGGGGGCCACCGCGACAACCTCGACAACGATCACCGTCAAACCGCAAGAAACCGCCGCGAACCTGAACATCGAAACAGGCGAGGTCGCAGTGACAGGCGAGTGGGTTCGTGTTTCGCTGAGTTCTACTTTCCAGAATCCGGTTGTCATTGCCGGGCCAGCAAGTTTTAATGATCCCGCCCCGGGTGTGATTCGCCTGCGCAATGTCGATGCCACCGGCTTTGATATCAAATTCACCGAGTGGAACTATCTCGACGGAGCGCATCCGCAGGAGACGGCCAGCTATCTCGTGATAGAAAAAGGGCACCATACCTTGCCCGACGGCTCCATGGTCGAAGCAGGCAGCTTCACGGGCAAAACCAGTTTTGCAACGATTCCCTTCAACCAGGCTTTCAGCAAAAAGCCGGTGATGATGACCACGATCGCTTCCAACAACGAGACCGACACCATCAGTGGCCGCATCAAGGACGTCACGACCAGTGGCTTTGCCTACTATTTCCGCGAGCAGGAAAAAAATACCAACAAGCATATCAATGAAACCATCAACTACCTCGCCTGGGAACCCGGCGAGGGAAGTCTCGGCTCACTGCAATACAGGGTTGCCGCCACAGCCAATGTTGTCACACAGGCGTGGTATGCGGTCGCCTTCCCAAGTCCTTACTCAGCAGCCCCGCTGCTTCTGGCCGACATGCAGACAACCGTCAACACCGACACTTCGGCTTTGCGAATGCAAAAACTGTCAGCAACCGGTTTCGAGGTAAAAGTCGAAGAAGAGCAATCCAAAGATACGGAAGTCGCCCACCCAGCGGAGGCCATCGGCTACATTGCTCTCAGCCAGAAAGAGGAAAAGGTGCTGGCAACCTTTACCTGGGAGTTTGATGCAACCCAGGAAAGCACCATCAGCGGCTTCCAGATTCTCGCCAATGGCACGGTGGTCTGCACCTGCAACAAACCTGCCGACCGGCAACTGAGCTGTGAAATGACCATGCCAACCGGCCCGACCGCCTTCACCATCCAGGCGGTTGATACCACCGGTGGAGTGGGCAATGCCTCAAACAGCCTGAACTATACGCCATGA
- a CDS encoding DUF1566 domain-containing protein encodes MPTRTSFSVSFLAIFLLPFSSCFADSLSIHGNLLYDADRHFYWTTNAAMAGKMTWQGANDWIDALNNSKYGGYADWRLPYTPDGTWGYDGGNDAKYNVTVSELGQLYYNTLNLASKQHQAPNTIEELAAKTSPLEPFLLPDCYWFGSKSDMLLGGMASAWAFDFGYGAQFLQTTNSHAYAIAVRSAAPVPEPSSVVLFFTGLLILFRIRSSSDH; translated from the coding sequence GTGCCCACGCGAACTTCTTTTTCCGTGAGTTTCTTGGCAATCTTCCTGCTCCCTTTTTCTTCCTGCTTTGCGGACAGTCTGAGTATCCACGGCAACCTGCTCTACGATGCCGACCGCCATTTCTATTGGACCACGAATGCGGCCATGGCCGGCAAAATGACTTGGCAAGGGGCCAATGATTGGATCGACGCCTTGAATAACAGTAAGTACGGTGGGTATGCTGATTGGCGGCTACCCTATACACCCGATGGCACTTGGGGGTATGACGGTGGCAACGATGCTAAATATAATGTCACCGTCAGTGAGCTGGGACAGCTGTATTACAATACTCTGAATCTTGCATCCAAGCAGCATCAGGCGCCCAACACCATTGAGGAGTTAGCCGCGAAAACATCGCCTCTTGAACCGTTCTTGCTGCCCGATTGCTATTGGTTTGGAAGCAAATCGGATATGCTTTTGGGTGGGATGGCCAGTGCCTGGGCCTTTGATTTCGGTTACGGCGCGCAATTTCTGCAAACAACCAACAGCCATGCCTATGCCATCGCCGTCCGTTCCGCCGCTCCCGTTCCGGAACCTTCATCTGTCGTTCTTTTTTTCACCGGCTTACTGATCTTGTTCCGAATTCGATCCTCTTCAGATCATTAA
- a CDS encoding ComEA family DNA-binding protein: protein MKKLYLTLLLVLFFATAAFAKVNINTANAEELATLNGIGKTKAEAIVAYRTANGNFKTVEDLNKVNGIGDKIIEKIKPDVTVGE, encoded by the coding sequence ATGAAAAAGCTGTACCTGACGCTCTTGCTGGTTCTCTTTTTTGCCACCGCGGCCTTTGCCAAGGTGAACATCAACACCGCAAATGCGGAAGAGCTGGCGACCCTCAACGGGATCGGCAAGACAAAAGCGGAAGCCATCGTTGCCTACCGTACCGCCAACGGCAATTTCAAAACAGTTGAAGATCTCAACAAAGTAAATGGGATCGGCGACAAAATCATCGAAAAAATCAAACCGGACGTCACGGTTGGGGAATAA
- a CDS encoding bifunctional sulfate adenylyltransferase/adenylylsulfate kinase, giving the protein MSTLSSIDYSESLIVHFRRAELLRDEAVGLVSLDLNSRQLCDLELLLHRGFYPLSGYLNQDDYLQVLETMRLADGTVWPMPICLDVNVDVAASLQPGQRVALNDQEGFLLAILTVGEVWHPDREHEAEAVYGTTNPDLHPGVKNLYQKTAEWYVGGQVEGVSLPIHYDFRNLRLTPAETHRRFTQYGWRRVLGFHTREYLHCAHREMVLAAAREINASIFIHPAAGLDHPGNRDHYTLVQCYQEFITHFPANMILLGIVSLADRFAGPREALWHAMIRKNFGCSHFMVAKDHGDPFAGSDQPLFYPQGAAQQLVARMAGETGIAMVPERAMGYVEEKAQYVFLENVGEHESVKTITSQELKRRLEWGLEIPEWYSYQNVIQALRRAFPPRSRQGFTVFLTGLSGSGKSTIAKVLMVRFMEMGNRPVTLLDGDIVRKNLSSELNFSEAHRNLNVTRIGFVASEITKNGGIALCAPIAPYEASRAANRELISRYGGYIEVYVSTPLEVCEQRDRKGLYAKARKGLVKGVTGISDPYVPPVNPELTIDTSTMTPAEAVQEILLYLEEQGYIS; this is encoded by the coding sequence ATGTCAACGTTGTCATCCATTGATTACTCTGAAAGCTTGATTGTCCATTTTCGGCGGGCTGAACTCTTGCGGGACGAAGCGGTCGGACTGGTATCCCTGGACCTCAACAGCCGCCAACTCTGTGATCTTGAGTTGCTGTTGCATCGCGGCTTTTATCCGTTGAGCGGTTATCTGAACCAGGACGATTACCTGCAGGTCCTGGAAACAATGCGGCTTGCCGATGGGACGGTTTGGCCGATGCCGATCTGTCTGGATGTCAACGTCGACGTGGCCGCCTCCTTGCAACCAGGGCAGCGGGTGGCCCTAAATGACCAGGAAGGATTCCTGCTCGCCATTCTCACGGTCGGCGAGGTATGGCATCCGGACAGGGAGCACGAGGCGGAAGCGGTCTACGGCACCACCAACCCTGACCTGCACCCAGGGGTGAAGAATCTCTACCAGAAAACAGCCGAATGGTATGTTGGGGGACAGGTGGAGGGCGTATCGCTGCCCATTCATTATGATTTTCGCAATCTTCGCCTCACGCCGGCAGAAACGCATCGGCGGTTTACCCAGTACGGCTGGCGGCGGGTGCTCGGATTCCATACCCGTGAATACTTGCATTGCGCCCACCGGGAAATGGTCTTGGCCGCGGCCCGTGAGATCAATGCCTCCATTTTCATTCATCCGGCCGCGGGACTGGATCATCCAGGCAATCGGGACCATTACACCCTGGTGCAGTGCTATCAGGAGTTTATCACCCATTTCCCGGCCAATATGATTCTGCTGGGGATCGTCTCCCTGGCGGACCGGTTTGCCGGCCCCCGCGAGGCGCTGTGGCACGCGATGATCAGGAAAAATTTCGGTTGCAGTCACTTCATGGTGGCCAAGGACCATGGCGACCCCTTTGCCGGCTCGGACCAGCCGTTATTTTACCCCCAAGGCGCGGCCCAGCAGTTGGTGGCTCGGATGGCCGGGGAAACGGGTATCGCCATGGTGCCCGAACGGGCTATGGGCTATGTGGAAGAAAAAGCCCAGTATGTGTTCCTGGAAAATGTCGGGGAGCATGAGTCGGTCAAGACCATCACCTCGCAGGAACTCAAGCGGCGTCTGGAATGGGGGCTGGAGATTCCGGAATGGTACTCCTATCAAAACGTTATCCAGGCCCTGCGCCGTGCCTTTCCGCCACGATCCCGGCAGGGGTTTACCGTCTTTTTGACGGGATTGTCCGGGTCCGGCAAATCGACCATCGCCAAGGTGCTCATGGTGCGCTTCATGGAGATGGGCAACCGGCCGGTGACTCTGTTGGATGGCGACATCGTGCGGAAAAATCTTTCCTCGGAGCTCAACTTTTCCGAAGCGCACCGCAATCTCAACGTCACCCGTATCGGTTTTGTGGCCAGCGAAATCACCAAGAACGGCGGCATCGCCCTGTGCGCGCCGATCGCGCCCTATGAAGCATCGAGAGCCGCCAACCGGGAATTGATCAGCCGCTATGGGGGGTATATCGAGGTCTATGTGTCGACCCCGCTTGAGGTCTGCGAGCAGCGGGATCGAAAGGGGCTGTACGCCAAGGCCAGGAAAGGGCTGGTCAAGGGAGTGACCGGCATTTCCGACCCG